A region of the Dasypus novemcinctus isolate mDasNov1 chromosome X, mDasNov1.1.hap2, whole genome shotgun sequence genome:
gACCAACAGACAGGGTTGGGAGGGTGGTGCTGGCTTCTGAGATAAGTACTCGAAATCCTCCGTGGAAACACACAAGAAGGAACTTCGGGAAGGGGGCTACCAAAATCTTGTACATCCCACACATATCTATGGAGACCTGGGACAAGGAGAGGATACACTTTCTCAGGTTACTTTAACTTTCTAATTGTTACTGTTGTTAATCCTTGCATCTTTCCCTGTGGTCATTAGCAAAAATCTTATAAAAACTCTAGATGGAGgttgcatgtgttttttttccagagCTCGACAGGTAAGAGAGAAGTGGGGAGTCGTCTTTCTCAATTCAAATGAATCAAGCCAATTTGGCAGGAGGCTTGGGGCAGGGGTCGCACCCAGGTAGAAGAATGGGCAGTGGCAGTGAAAGAGGCAAGAGGGCCAAACCCAAATGACCttcaagaggaaaaataaaataaaatgagtgctGAACAGGGAGTCAGTTGAGAACATAAATTCTTGGATTCATCTGGGAGAAAGGCCTCTGCCCTCCTATCCTACCACATATGTTCGGAATTTATGACTAATGGTGGTTTTCTGGGGCCTTTTGTTAGTCCTGTTTCCTGACCATTGTATCGTCTATGTTCCAAGGCTACCTTGCTAACTCTGTCTCTTGGCTAACATATATTCTAACCCTCTCACCTTATTATAATGCTATTAAGGTGAGCAAACCTGGCCTCTCTCGCTGTAGGCTTTAAAGTTATGGTGCTTTTACCGTCCCACCAATCCTTCAGCTCCCCCTGGTCCCTGTGGTTTATGGTCATTTTGATCTGTCCAGGGTTTCAAGGTATACTGTAATCTTAGCAGAAAAGACACAATAAACATTTGGTGATTGATTGCAGAGTTTATCATCTAGTTGGGGAAGACAACATACCCACATGAAATGAAAAGCAACCATCACTccaaacacaaaagaatacaaattGAGTTCATAGAGGAGGGTCAGGAGGTGCAATGTAGATAAGTGATTTGTCACATTGAGCTAGACAGAGAAAGTTTCCAAGAGCATGTAAGGTTTGAGTTTTGGATTGGAAATTTAAGGACATGATGGACATGAGTTGCAGGAGAGGTGGACCATTTCAAACAAATGTACAAAGGGAAACAATGCAAGATATAACTCAAGCCAGGACAGGTACCTGCCCCACCCTGTCATTTTCCTGTCTCAGCAGCTCTGCATGATCTGCTACCATACCTGTTTCACTTAGAAGAGTACACCTTGTGACCTAGTGCCCACCAGGTTCTCCTCTCTACCGAACTCACCACTCAGGCAGTACTTACCAAGTGCTCCAGGCTGCACTAGAAGAGGAAGAGGTGTATGCAAGGACATATTTGCATGCACTGTGAACAATTAGGTCCCATCTCGCCAGTCTGGACCTAAGGTAGGTATGAATACATGGTCTTTTGTATACCACCTACATGATAAGTGGAGGACAGATGCACGTTGGGGTAGAAGGAGACACGAATATTGAGAATCAGGATGATGAATGAACCCAAAGCTCACATTACCATGAGCAAGCTAGTATCACTTTGAAGCCCTAACAGGCTGCCACCTCTGAGGAATCCCAGATTGCTGGAGGCAGGAATATCATTCCTCACAGGAAGAAGGCCTCGTCATCACAGAGCATGTATCAAGTAACCGCTACAAATGGTATAAAGCTAGGCACTATACACTCAAGTTAAAATATAGTCCTTGCCCTTGGGGTTTGCTATCTAGCAGAAAAATTGGGACATAGCCAGGCAGGAAACACatacaatacattttttaaaagttgattgggggaagtggatttggcccaatggatagggtgtccgcctaccacatgggtggtgcaaggttcaaacccagggcctcctgacccgtgtgatgagctggcccatgcgcagtgctgatgtgcgcaaggagagccctgccacgcaggggtgtcccctacataagggagccccactagcaaggagtgcgcccataagcgagcagcccagcacaaaaaaagtgcagcctgcccaggaatggcgccccacacacggagagctgacgcagcaagatgacacaacaaaaagagacatagattccaggtgccactgacaagaatacaagaggacacagaagaacacacagtaaatggacacagagaacagactactggggggtggggcggggaaggggagagaaataaataaaaaataaatctttttttctaaaaaaagttgattgggagcagatgcagctcaaacgattgagcacctacttcctatacaggaggtcccaggttcgttcctgttatctcctaaaaaaaaaaaaaaaagcaaacgaatgaaaaaaccaactcaggggagctgatgtggcccaTGGGtagagcaccagcttcccacatatgagtttccgggttcaatcctcagctccagtacctgaaaaaaaaaagttgataaatTGTAAAAGTGCAGTGTCATTTGGTTTCTGATTCTATTCATTCATTcgaaaaacatttattgaatgtctactatgtgccaagctaGAGTCACAAGGATACATAAAACTTGTCTCTGGCCTGAAGGAACTCAGTTTACTGAGAGAAACAGACACGTAAACAATTACAATACAATATGATCTGCACTCTGTAACACAAGTCTGCGCAAAGTGCTGTTGGGAAAGCCGAAAGAGAGAAATAACTGCACCTGAGGTAGGACGGAGggaggatgggggtgggaggataATGAGAGGGACAATATCCCAGAGGCAGAATGTTGCAAAACTCTGACCGGTTGGAACTTAGTGAGCCTAGTGAAAAATGAGGCAGGAAAGGTGGGATGTGGCCTGAATCTGAAGAAGCTGGTATGCCTTGCTAAGCAGTTCAAACTTCGTCCACATAAACAATGGGGGACATCAGAGGAAGGTTttaatatgtaaattatatttatgTATGGAAGTGATATGATCCCAGTTCCTCTGTCTCCCagatgtgtgactttgggcaagtcacttaatcttgGAGCATACAGATGTCTTTATCTACAACACGGGCACAATAGCTATATCCCCCTCACAGAGTGGTTTTGAGGAGCCAATGAACTAATGTATGGAAAGCAAgcagcacaatgcctggcacatagtaagtgctccaTAAACTTTAACCATCATTACCAGGTGGGTTTCTTAGAAAGGTTAACTTTGTTAGCAGCACAGAATATAAACTGTAGTGGGACAAACTGATGGAGAAAATCTGATGAAGGTGATTCCACAATTTAATTAGGGCTAGAAATAAGGTCTTGAACTGGGCTCTGGACACAGGGAGTTAGGGAGGTGAAAAGGTGAAGGAAAAGTCTAGTTTGGGAGACCGGAGTGGACCAGGACAACTATTAACCCGACATCAGAGATAAAGGTAGCCAGAGGATAGGGGTGCAAAAACAGATAGTGAATTCAGTTTGTACCTGTTGAATGAGAAGTGAAACCACTGAAGGTGGAAACCGGGAGAATACCAACATCTAAGGGGAGGCCAGAAGAGCCAAGGGAGAAAATTGATTGGTCAGCATCCCGCCTGTCAGTGCTGAGCTGAGTAGTGGGAAAGGGGCGAGACCCTACCATCAACTGACCATTTGTTTATGCCATACTGCAGAagccctccaccccactccctaACATGCATGCATCCTATTTTCCAGCTTCTTGGTTTCCTGTTTCTTGCAGACATCTCCTTTCCCCCTTCTGCTTTTTCTTGataggagggaaaggggttcttaacttttttttgttccacagacccctttgccagtcagatgaaatgaatactactataatttacttattgcatacattcataagtgatgTATTTATCTAGATGTATGTATCTAGATTTCAATTAGAGGTCAGAAAAAGTAAAGAtactaagttgattttttttcaactcaagctcacggACTCCCTGAAACCTTTCCACCGACTCCTTGGGAGTccttggacccctggttaagaacccctggcctgaTCTAACACCTCTTAATctcaagagagagagagaaaaggggagaaaggaggaaagtgATTTTCAAGAACAGAAACAGAGTCCGCAAACGCGGCCTCTAATCATTTAAAGTTCCACCTCCCTATATCCTGCCACGCCGCTCTCCTGCCGCCGGTATTGACCTCCTGGCCGCGAAGCAGGACGGGAGACGTAGTCCTCAAGCCTGACCAGGGTGGCACGACTGAAGAACTCGGTTTCCCAACTAGCTCTCCAGGCGCCTGCGCAGATAGCTCCCCCGGCGAGTGGTAAACAGAGACGTCAGGCGGGGGCTGCTGCTTGGAGCAAAACAAAAGGGAaacccggggggtggggggtgggggggtttgCTAGGGGAATTGTTGCAGGAATAAGAGAGGCTGGGGCTGCGTGGACCTGGACTCAAATTAGAGTGGAGGGAAGGGCagaggcgggggaggggaagcCAGGGGAGGGGCAAGTGACGCGGGGGAGcggggcgtgggggagggcagcGATCCGGGTGGAGGAAATTTGGGAGGAGTGTCCGGGGGGCAGCAACTTAAAAGGGGGAGGGAACTGCGGCTAAGGAGACAGTCGGTGGTGATGGGAGCGCAATGTATGAGGGGATACCGTGCCTCAGGTTTAAAAGAGCAGGAAGCTGAGTGAGAGGTTGGAGAAAAAGTGTCTTCGCTAGGGGAAGGTTACAGGTGGTGTATCGGAAACAGCTCCGAGGCTGTAGTCGGGAAGAGGATCGGAGAACTGTGTGGAAGGGACAGCTTGGGGGCAGCTTGGGGGCAGCTTGGGGGCCAGCGTCCTGGGACGAGGGGGAAGTTCGCGACTTTCCGAAGACTGGCAGGAATGTGCCCCCTAGCACTCGATGCTTCCCCCCTGGGGGGAGGCATCGTGAGGGACTGTGGCAGGCTCCACTGAACGCTGAGCCGCGGAGGTCCGACTCTACGTATGGATCCAGGGAATAAGAATTCAGCCACAGAGGCTGCTGCGATCATAGACCTCGATCCCGACTTCGAACCTCAGAGCCGCCCTCGCTCCTGCACCTGGCCCCTTCCTCGACCCGAGCTCGCTACCGAGCCGTCCGAGCCGCCCGAGGTGGAGCCAGGTCTAAGAGAGAAGGTACACACGGAGGGGCGCTCAGACCCGATCCTGTTGCCCTCCCGGCTCCCAGAGCCGTCAGGGGGCCCCCAGCCCGGGATCCTGGGGGCTGTAACAGGTCCTCGGAAGGGAGGCTCCCGTCGGAATGCCTGGGGAAATCAGTCATATGCAGAACTCATCAGCCAGGCCATTGAAAGCGCCCCGGAGAAGCGACTGACACTCGCCCAAATCTATGAGTGGATGGTCCGCACTGTGCCCTACTTCAAGGACAAGGGTGACAGCAACAGCTCAGCAGGATGGAAGGTAACTATGGCCCGTTTACCTCTGTCCCAATACCACCTACCCCTGGGCCCCCTATCCTCCTTACTTCTACCCTGGGGCGCCTTTTACCGCCCCCACCCCTTTGGAACGCCCGGAGACTCACCTTCACTAGTCAATTAGACAAACATTTACTTAGTCCTAGTACTTGCTGCGCTTGGGGCTTGATGCTGGAGGATCACTGATGAATAAGACAGTGTCCCTGCCCTGGAGAAAATTGAATTCTCAGCGTGCTGCTCAACACTCCCAGCACTCTGGCTTGGGCTGCCCTAAACACTTATTTCCACAGAGAAGTCTTTATCCAATGTACAGCAGGAACTGTGTGGATTCCCCACAAGAACCtagccttccctcctcccccaccccccaccccaaacaTCTTTTCTCCtattcctgtgggattacttggATCCCCTGCTTGCCTCCCAATACCTCAGTATAGCGGTACTGTTCTAGAACTGTACTGTCCCagaggagggagtgggggtggcAAAAGGTAAAAAGAATGATAGTCATGCAGTAAGGTAGCTGCTCTTGTgtactaagaaaaaaaagagctatgAGTACTGTCTGCCTCGGTTTACCCTATAATGCCAAGAAACTCTCCCTTGCAAGGGACTATCCAAGTTTGGGGGAAAGTTCTTCATTTACTATTGAGGGATATTAGTCATAAAAAAAAGGAGGTAAGACTCTGACTTTAGAGCACAACTTTGGGAGTCCCCTTGGCCTTCCATAAAGAAACTGTGAAGAAAGATCTCGGAAATGCTCTGAAAACTTGTCCTGAGAAATATGGAACTCTAATCCCCAGATAAGGGAGCTTCAACCTCTATTGATGTCTTGTAAACCaccacataaacacacacacacacaggtaggTGGTGAGCTCAGTGTACAATGATGAACAGAGGGTGAAATGAGCAGAGGTATAGGGGATTGAGAAATCAGATCTATGTCATCCCTAGAGTCTGGGCAGGACAGAAAGTGGGACAGCTGACTGAGACCCTTGGCACTATTTCTTGGTAGACTACCATGCCACAGTCTAAGCTTATAAAGAGCTCCCCTCCTTGGACCCAGCCTACAcagctgtttttcttttcccttagCTTCATTTTCCAGGGTAGAAGAAGTAACCATGAGTTGTTAGTTATGCTGTAGGAGTGTAGTCCCTCCTGATAAGTCCGCACTTATACAGGGATTTTTGGTTTGCAAGgcaattttttaattatatatttccttACGCTTCAGAGCAATTCTGAGActctacattttaaatattaggaAACTAAGGTGCAGAAAGTTTAGGAAAATCACCATATCAGTAGAATGAGGATTTGAACTGAGGTCTTCTAACCATAAGTCATATGTTCTTTCTGCTGGTCCATTTTGCCAAAGTCTCTTCCTGAACCTAAGAAGAACATGGCTTACTCTCATTGGAATGAAGGCAAAACCAAGTCAGGCTGAGCCTGGGGCCTCAAAGCCCTGGGGAAGTAGGGGAAAACCCCATACCTGAACTGGCTTCCCTGGCGATGTGCCAAGATTACTCCCACCCCACCAGGGGGCGGCACTCACTTAGAACAAGAAAGCTCAAGGAAGGTGGCTTGGGAAGCAATTAGCAGCCACCCCCTTTCTAACACGTAAGAGTTGTGGGCTTCCAGGGGAGCAGACCTCTCCAAATGGAAGACTTTTCCACTTGCTAGTTCTGGGGCCAAAAGAAGAGGGGATGAACAAATGGACCTTATGGATCCTAAGTAGTAGGGAACAAACAGGCCTTTTCAATAGACCCAGGAGTtagatgggggggaaggggaaatggtGGTGCCAGAAATCACTGTGGTTCTCAGTTGCTAAGAGCCCAGGTTGGATGGACAAGTGCGATTTCTTGAAGAGCTAGGAGCATCAATGCAGGTAGAGTAGTTGGAGTACAGGGTCTTAAGGAGACAAGGAGCCCTTTGACTGAAGATCCCTGGAGCAAGAAGCTGCTTAAGCATCTTCCCCAGGCAAAGGGTTTTCCTTAACTTAGAGCACCAGTCAGAGAAACCACATCAAGTGCTTTCTGACTGGCTGTAGCCTCAGCCTCCTAATTCCTCCAAGCCCTTCTCAGCCCCTCCTGAGTTTATAAACACTAAAGATCTCCATGTAGGAGGTCAAATGCCCCTAAGGTTGGAGAGCTTCTGCATAAATTCCTGAGAAGTGGGGGAAAGGAGCTGGGAAGGAGGTTGGGAAAagaagggaggtggggggagggacagTGGTGTAACTAACCTTGGGCAACTGGTAGAAATAAATGGCACTGAGGCTCGAGAAGCTGCCAATCTTGGCTCCCCGGGCCCTCCAAAGAAACTTATCCCTAGAAGAATGTCACCAGGGAAGGGGAAATACATAGTTTCCAATACCCAAGGCACTCAAGAACTGACAGGGCCTCAAGGGCCTCACTGTCATTACCCTGGGATCCACCCACCCATCAGGCAACAAATATTGATTGAAGGTGTTCCATGAGCCCCACACTCTGAGAGGCATTGTTGGGGGAAGCGGGAATAGGGGACCTGATCCATGCACTTGATACTCGCAGTTGATGAAATTAATTATGTGGAACAGAAAACATTACAACAGAAATTGGCTAAAATTGTGTGGAACAGATTAAAAATATGGTAGAAGTTCAGCTGTAGAAGTCAAGGAGCAACTTAACTTCAGTCTTGATGACCTGGTAGAATTTAGGGAGGGGAGATCTTTCCCAGGAaaaagggaagaggggagggtCACACcttgtgggggaggggggagtgaaaGGGGGCAGCAAGGAGCCTGGCCTGAATGTAGTTGAGGGTGTGTGTTGGGGTTTGGGAGAATAAAAAAGGTTGGAGGGAAAAAGGAATGTTCAAATCCTATTGAGAGCTGGGGCCCAAATGCCCTGTGGGGAATGGAGCACCAGCCCACGCCGAGGTCCCAGCCCCTCAGCCTATTCAGAGAACTGGCTCAGGACAGGATGGGTCAGTCGTGGGCTGACAGTGTTAGACCACTATTCTGTAAACTCCACTCTTAAAGAAAGGGGTGGAGGTGCGGAGTGCTCTTTTCCCACCTGAGCCTAGTTCTTGATGGGCCAGGGGTGTGCCTCCCCTACCCCACCAGCCCCAGCCAGTCTCTCTGAGACGCTGGAGGAGCACTGCAGTAGTGCCAATGGCTTTTCCAGGATAGACGCAGCGTCCTCTGTAGCAGgttgcatttcaggctgtttccCTGGGCCCCTGTGCAGAGAGTTTGGAGGAGAGGCCCAGGAGAGAGTCTTCTCCCTCCTCGCCCCTGCCTATGCCCATTTGTTTTCCTCCGGAGAGTTGACCTTCTTTGCATCCCCAGGAATGTGCCTGCTGTGTCCCATTATCCTTTTCGACATGACTGCTGGACACTGACTTTCCCCCACACCTCATTCCCTTCTCTCCTGTCTCTGCCCCCTCCAGAACTCGATCCGCCACAACCTGTCCCTGCACAGCAAGTTCATCAAGGTTCACAACGAGGCCACCGGCAAGAGCTCTTGGTGGATGCTGAACCCGGAGGGAGGCAAGAGTGGCAAGGCACCCCGCCGCCGGGCGGCCTCCATGGATAGCAGCAGCAAGCTGCTCCGGGGCCGCAGCAAGGCGCCCAAGAAGAAACCAGCTGTGCTGCCGGCTGCCCCTGAAGGTGCCACTCCAACAAGCCCCGTCAGCCACTTTGCCCAGTGGTCAGGCAGCCCTTGCTCTCGAAGCCGTGAGGAAGCGGATGTGTGGACCACCTTCCGTCCACGAAGCAGTTCCAATGCTAGCACTGTCAGCACCCGGCTGTCCCCCATGAGGCCAGAGCCTGAGGTGTTGACAGAGGAGGAAATACCAGCCTCAGTCAGCAGCTATTCAGGGGGTGTCCCTCCCACACTGAATGAAGATTTTGACCTGTTAGATGGGCTCAATCTTACATCTTCCCATTCCTTGCTATCCCGGAGCAGTCTCTCTGGCTTCTCTCTGCAGCATCCTGGGGTCCCTGGCCCCTTACACACCTACAGCACCTCCCTCTTCAGTCCAGCAGAGGGGTCCCTGTCAGCCGGAGAAGGGTGCTTCTCAAGCTCCCAGTCTTTGGAGGCCCTGCTCACCTCTGATACGCCACCATCCCCTGCTGATGTCCTCATGACCCAGGTAGATCCCATCCTGTCCCAGTCACCTACACTCCTGTTGCTGGGGGGGATACCTTCTTCCAGTAAGATAGCCACAGGAGTTGGCCTATGCCCCAAGCCCCTCgaggccccaggccccagcagTCTGGTTCCTACCCTGTCTATGCTATCACCACCTCCAGTCATGGCGGGTGCTCCCATCCCCAAGACCCTGGGAACTCCTACGCTCACACCCTCTACTGAAGCTGCAAGCCAAGACAGAATGCCTCAGGATCTAGATCTTGATATGTACATGGAGAACCTGGAGTGTGACATGGATAACATCATCAGTGACCTCATGGATGGAGGCGAGGGACTGGACTTCAACTTTGAACCCGGTATGGCCCTCTTTCATCACCCTAGCAGCTCATACCCTCTGTCCACTCTGAAGTACCTAGCTAGTCCCATAATCTGAGCAAGGGGAAGATTTAGATCACGGGGTAGCTGGAGCTCCTGGGGAATCAGAGAGAGGATGTCATGTATCAGAGTGGCATAGTTTGCAGGTGGGTCCTCCATGCCCCTTGGCAATGTTCACTCCCATAAGAGAGCACAGAAAGGGGGGGCTCTGTTTTCCTTGGTGTGAATCTTAGTGTGGTGGGAAGTTGACATGCCCCAGATAAGCCTCTTACCTCatcctctgtttcttcttcccCCAGATCCCTGAGCCATGGCTGGAAGCTTTTTCTCCCCACTTCAGAGGTGGAGCCAGATGTGTGCATATCCACTCTTTGCCCTTGACTCCTCCCCAGGAATTTGGTACCCTGCTTTAGAGCTAGGGCAGGGTCTGGTCACTCAAGGGTGATGAGGAAATTATAAAGATAAAGCTGCCCCATATGGggactgggggggcgggggggagggattATTCTCACTGTGCCAATTAGGGGGTAATGCCCCCTCCCTGGAGCCATCCTTGGCTCCCCCCATTCCTTCCCCCTAGGCTTTGTGGCAGGGGCAGGCAATGCTTGTGGAAATGTGAAGTCACCAGTGGCCTTACCCCTGCCTTTGGGAGCAGGATTTTTTTGTAGTCTTAGTTGGGCCAGGCAAGGTTAAGCCTGGGACTTTTATGCAGTGGCCCATTGGGccagtgggggggaggggcgagCAAGGGGAGATCTGGAAGGGCCAAGACTGAGCACAGGAATGGTTAGCCAGGCGAAATCACCCAATGGAAGGCTGCAGATAACAGAAAggctttttataaacttttaaagaaacataaacacaaatataGAGATTTTTAACAGTGGCAAGGTGCTAGTGATGGGGAGAATGCTTTTCTTTCTGAAGGCTTTGTCATAGTGATATGATGCAAAACACTACAGACAATACTGGGGGAGAcacagggaaaggggagagagaactTCAGgccaaaagagagaaggaaaaccaggaagagacCAGGTGGGGAGCAACAGTGAACAAGGGGAAGAGCTCCCATTTGGATCACGTCTAGAAGAAGGTCTATGTGGAAATTAGTTGGAATTTCCCTCAGGAAAAGGCTAAGCCAGATTCCCTCATTCTGTTAAGTTGTGCCTGGGGGTGTCTTCTGTGACGCAGTGTGGGTTAGTGGTACAGCCAGAGAGTGCACTGAAGCCCTGGAATTAGCTTGGGGCCTGGGAGGGGGAGGCtgagaagaaaaggagggaagcaTTTAGGGTGGTAAAGTTAGGTACAGAGACCTCCCTGTTCAGGGCCTCTGACAGCTGTCCCTGCCCTTCTTCCTCTTCCCTGACTACAGGGGTTATGTGGAAGTGTGTGTGGTGGcaggcagtgggggaggggagaaacagGGAAGGGGGAGCCCGAGAACTTGGCTGAGGGTCTGCGATATGAGTGGGGATGGTGGGGGGGAATGGGGATCAGGTTTACTAGCACCTGCCAGGGAGGCCATCTGGGGCTCCTTCTCCACTCCAGCCCCCAAAGcggcccctcctccctgccctcccctttcccccctcctcaTCCCTATCCCCTCTGCATtgtcccctcccccgcccctgcAATGGGTTCCCATTATTTCCTGTGTCAGCGCCTGGCCTACCCAGATTGTATCATGTGCTAGATTGGAGTGGGGAAGTGTGTcaaatcaataaatgaataaattcaatAAATGCCTATAACCAGCTCTGGTTTCTGCTGCCTTGCTGCTCCCCTGGGataagggggaaggaggggaaagggcagggcGGGCAGATGGGAGTGCCCAGAGGCaaagaggtgggggtgggggaatttCAGCCGGGATAGGAGAGGTGGTAGAgtgtggtgggggagggaaaaTGCCCATCTGATACCTAACCCAGCAGGAGTAGGTCGGCTGTGAAATAAACCGTGCAAAGGGAGATAGTTTGGTTTGAGAGGATCCTGCCCCCTACTCTGTCCCTCAAAGTTGCACTGTACTAGACTTCACCTCACTCAGACACCCGGACCTGTGTGCTTACCCTGGCTCTCTCCAActgcccccacccaccctcaGAATCTCCATGGTGCCTGGGGTTACTTAAACCTTGCTGCAGATATTAGGGGAAGGAGTCTTTCCAGAAAAGGGAAATTCACATTAAATTCCAGGAATGTCATACCTAGTGTGACTGCTCTAGCTTGGTGAGTTTATTTAGTTAACGATGTTTTTCCCTTCTCCTGAGAAAGTGCTCTTGTCTTAAGGAGCAGATCCCTGCGAGTGGCCCCCTCTTCCTCTGCTTGTCCTGATAATTTGGACTGGAAAGAAGAAGGGTCAACAAGTAGATAAACAAAGGGGCTCCTGCAAGGAAGGTTTCTACATACTAGGGCTAAAGGAAGGACAAAGAGGTTAGAGGCAGGCCTTGGGTCTGGGTGTTGGGTTAGGAAAGGAAATTCATCTGATAGAATGGGGGCGGGAGGGCAGGGTAGATGAGCCCTCAATGGTCTGGTCCGAAGAGGAAGGCGCTTGAACAGACCTCGTTTGGGGAGTCGTACTGGAAGGTTCACAGAAGACTCAATTGGAACAACCTTCTTGGCTTCTTGGCTTCTAAGCATTTTTACTCTGCTCCTCTCTAGGAAGTCACATTGTGTGCGCAATGCATCTAGGAACCAGGAAAAGGTACCAGACCTCTGAGGACTAGAGATCTTACAACCCTCCCCATCATTCAAACCATCACTTGGAATAACCTGGCCTAAGGCTAATCTGAGGAGTAATCTGAAGATCCCTATGCTTTGCCCCTTTCAGTGGGAATTGGGACAACCAAGACtccaagaaaaaagaatgaagagaaagagggaaatgatGAGGTGGTGGTAGGGAGATAAACTGAGAAGATGGTTGAGTCATGGGAGGGGGATGTGAGAGTTGGAGGCTTACTCCACCTGGTTTGAGCTAAACATCTCTCCAGTCATGAACCTTGATCCCAGTCCCCTTTTCCTAGAATCCCAGGATCTCATCCTATATTTTCCATCACACAGCCACATACAATATTCCCTCCTCCATCATACTCCTTACCAACTAGCTCAGGCTCTGGATTCTTCAGGAGGGGCACAAAAGCTCTATAGGCATTCTCAAGTCGGGTTCCTGTGAACACAGAATTGTGCTCCCCCCAGTCCCTGTCCCTGAGTCTCTACTCTTCCAAAGCCCAAAATTTCAGGACCCTGAGCCCTAAGTCTCACTTTGGCTGTTGTGCCGTATTTCCTGCCCTTGGATTCACCCCTAGGGTAAGATGTGGGGGTGGGAAGTGACCTGGTACGTGTGAACCCAAGTGCCTTTCTTAGGCTAACAAGAGGTGATCAGTTCGGATCTGATTGAAGGTGCCGTATTTTTTGGACAAGGgtcatgatccattttgaggggcctgctctgtctctgggGGATGATCCCAAGCCTCTACCTGGTGCGCCACGGTCCACCCTACAAATGTAGTAGGTACTTCGGGCTGTAAGAAATTTGCTGGCATATTCTCCTGGGGTCTTCATCAGGAAAAGCAACTTCATTGTCCCCGTTTCATCACACAAATCAATGGTGTCTAGGGGGAGGCCATAGGGTAATTGGACTTGCTATGGAAAGAAAGTAGGAGCAAAAGGGCCCAGTAGTCTTTCTTATACCGGCTGGGCTGGAGAAAGCTGAAGGGATACAAGGAACTCCTTTCTTGCCAAAAGGAGGATTTGGGAGCTAGAGATGATCTAGGGCTTCTGACCCTTGGCCATTAGTCCCCTCCCCAAATGTCTCACCTGTTTTAGACAACCCCACTTTGCTGCGGGTGTAATGCAG
Encoded here:
- the CXHXorf65 gene encoding uncharacterized protein CXorf65 homolog isoform X3, which translates into the protein MFIYIKHGDNQQFLVNTNCSVLLLLHYTRSKVGLSKTGTRLENAYRAFVPLLKNPEPELVDALRTQCDFLERSRVKMLRSQEAKKVVPIESSVNLPVRLPKRVQIIRTSRGRGGHSQGSAP
- the FOXO4 gene encoding forkhead box protein O4, giving the protein MDPGNKNSATEAAAIIDLDPDFEPQSRPRSCTWPLPRPELATEPSEPPEVEPGLREKVHTEGRSDPILLPSRLPEPSGGPQPGILGAVTGPRKGGSRRNAWGNQSYAELISQAIESAPEKRLTLAQIYEWMVRTVPYFKDKGDSNSSAGWKNSIRHNLSLHSKFIKVHNEATGKSSWWMLNPEGGKSGKAPRRRAASMDSSSKLLRGRSKAPKKKPAVLPAAPEGATPTSPVSHFAQWSGSPCSRSREEADVWTTFRPRSSSNASTVSTRLSPMRPEPEVLTEEEIPASVSSYSGGVPPTLNEDFDLLDGLNLTSSHSLLSRSSLSGFSLQHPGVPGPLHTYSTSLFSPAEGSLSAGEGCFSSSQSLEALLTSDTPPSPADVLMTQVDPILSQSPTLLLLGGIPSSSKIATGVGLCPKPLEAPGPSSLVPTLSMLSPPPVMAGAPIPKTLGTPTLTPSTEAASQDRMPQDLDLDMYMENLECDMDNIISDLMDGGEGLDFNFEPDP
- the CXHXorf65 gene encoding uncharacterized protein CXorf65 homolog isoform X2, yielding MFIYIKHGDTIDLCDETGTMKLLFLMKTPGEYASKFLTARSTYYICRVDRGAPGTRLENAYRAFVPLLKNPEPELVDALRTQCDFLERSRVKMLRSQEAKKVVPIESSVNLPVRLPKRVQIIRTSRGRGGHSQGSAP
- the CXHXorf65 gene encoding uncharacterized protein CXorf65 homolog isoform X1 codes for the protein MFIYIKHGDNQQFLVNTNCSVLLLLHYTRSKVGLSKTDTIDLCDETGTMKLLFLMKTPGEYASKFLTARSTYYICRVDRGAPGTRLENAYRAFVPLLKNPEPELVDALRTQCDFLERSRVKMLRSQEAKKVVPIESSVNLPVRLPKRVQIIRTSRGRGGHSQGSAP